In the genome of Lathyrus oleraceus cultivar Zhongwan6 chromosome 4, CAAS_Psat_ZW6_1.0, whole genome shotgun sequence, the window CGTTTATGTAATCACTTTGTAGCATTCAAACCTTATTTCCATATTTTAATTATGCTTATTCAATTAAAGCACTTTTGAAGCTACAAATTCAATTTTGGTCATTCTGTTTTGTTGGTTTTGCTGTTACAATATTTCTTCCCTTGCAAATCACCACATTTAACTGGCACACGCTCTACTTAGGACGTACACACTAATGAAGCGACGGAACTTGGAGTGCCTGGAACATCTTTAAGAAATTACCCTCAAACCAAAACCTTTATACTTTGATGGCACGAAATATTTAGAATAGGACAAATCCCAAATTATTTACTACTATAGCTTATGGCCGGTAATATGCTTCACTCATCTTTCATAATCAATGTAAACATTTTGACCTTTTCACTAATTACTTGCTATTATTTCAATTCAAATTCTCTTCAGTCAACAAGGCACAAAGAAACCAACTGGGGTTACTTGatttaaaacaaaaaaataattCTAACTTCAACACCTGAATCTGAATATGGTGATTTAATTTAAAACCAACGCATACATGCCTAAAAGAAGATGCAAATTTAATTTGGAGATCTACGAAGGACTTAGGATTTGGCATAAATATTTGGGTTGCGTAAATGGACTAACAAATAGTGAGCATAAAAATAATAACATGGCTCCCAATACTTACTAATAGGAAAATAGATTTTGGATCAGTCATGTAAAAGATTCAAACCACATGAACATGCTTATGCAAATAGCCCTTTAAAACAAAGAGATTTCATGGGTAGACCACAAATGGCCGGacaaatttggggtatgacaccaacAACAATTCGTCTACAACtactctcaacaaatggaatcaacgGAATAACCACCCATTTCTTCTCAGCAAACAACTGCTACAACCAGTGTTGTCTCTACCCCCATTTACAAAGAACCACACATTTTGGATCGTGAACCACATATCCATCTTACCACTCCATTTGAAAAGCTTGAGGTCTTGTGTGAATCTTTGGTAGATTTCGAGAACATGAAGCAAAATGGAATAGACCTTAGTGAGGAACTCAGAAggcaagggtgggaaaactatttCTAAAGGCTCTATGGTCTTGTCTATACTTATCTGGTAAAAGAATTCTGGCATTTTGCAAACTTGGATGATCATTACATAGTGTCACATGTTCTGGGGGTAAAGATTGTTATCACTGAGAAGTCCATCGCctcccttctgaacatggagaagacatGGGGAAGAAGGATCTACAATATCAACCCTAGGGCAAAGTACATGTCCCAGGAAATTGCCCCAACCATTTTCCAACAAAACGCTGAAGGCAACTCCTCCAAAAACAAAGAACTTCACCAGAACCTCCGAGTCTGGATGAAGATCATTATGAgaaccattcatcaccgcccaaCCTCAAACTCTTCAGACTACATCAACAAGGATAAGAAGTGCATACTCTACTGCCTTCACAAAGGGCTCAAGCTGAATCTTCCAGCACTgctcttcaaatacctcagagactctgtcaAAGACACTAGAAACAACATGAACTCCATAACCTACATCCCTTTGGGAAGGCTTATCTCCGATGTTTTGATTGACAGCGGGCTAGTGGATCACCTGATTCATCATAATCTAATGGAGGATGTCACTTTTGAcactggaaggcctctgaacgcTCACAATCTGAAGAGCATGTGGGTGATTGAGCAAGTTAGGGTGAAACCCTCGTTAGATACCTCCTGAAGCACtcaaggatcagaggaagattcCAAATAGCCTCTACCTCTTCTCCAAGATTAATCCTTTAGAGGTTTTGGCACACTATCTAAAGGACCTCGCAAGCCAAGGTGTTGACATCTCAGAGTTCTCTGTGGATTGGCTGCCTGAGCATCCATCAAATTTCATGAAGAGACAACGAGAACCTTCTGAGAAGTCAAAGAAGGCCAAAAAAGCAAAGCTGGGGGAAACTTTTGTGTTAAGACCTCCAGTCCCTCTAATTGAATCTCCAAGTAAGTCTTTGCCTCCTCACTCTCGCTCTATCAATTTAAAGCAAATTGCTTCTTCTCTTTCCCAAACCAAACCCATCTACACTCACTCATAACCTTCTCCCTCTACCACCAAACCATCTGACACTCCCACCTCTAATCCACCATCATCTCTATTTCAAAAATTTAACCTCTCCACCACAACCTTACCAGTTTTTGAAGCTGAAATGCTTAACGAACCTATCTCACCAATCTCTTCATCACCTTCATCTCCACCCTACTACATCCTATCATATGATTCAGAACCCTCTGACCCTCAATCCCCCACCCTGGCTCAGCTTCATGCTCGTGCTCTTGCCTCACAACAACAACTTGAACCAGAAGCCAATACTCCACCACCTGAACAACTAACTCAACCACCATCTGAACAACCACAAAATCCACCACCTGAACAACCAACAACACCACCCTTTGAAACTACCATCGTACCACCCATTGAAAAAATTATCACTCCTACCTCTCAACCTCCCGCTGGCACTACCCAAACACCACCAACATCCCCATCTCCCAACTCTAAACCAGAAAATACCTCCCCCCTAGAAGAAGCAACCTCTTTATTTGCTGAGTCTTCAGTGGAGAAGATCAGATCTCTATCTGAAAACTCTGGTATCAATGATGATCCCTCTGCAGTAAGGAttcactggaacagagtgatcaGATGCATGACCTATGGGGCTTTCAAACTGAAAagcctctctgaacaagtccgcaacgacttTATCAGAGAAGCTGGAGAAAGACTACAGGCACGACTGGTCAGAGAGGTAGAGGAAAAGGCCAGAAGAGAAGCAGAAGAGAAAGCTCGTCTGGAAGAAGAGCAATGGGTTAGAGAAGCTGTAGAGAAGGCTGTTGTTGCGGCTACTGttgaagctgaagcaaaagcaAAAGCTGACACTGAAGAGGCAGCATACATAGCTGCGGAAGAAGCTGCAAAGGCTAGGACGGATGCTCTGGCTCAGGGGGAGCAATCAAACTTTGGCTTCGCTCCTCTGGTCCTAAAGACTTTGGAAGAGCTGCAGAAGGAGCAACAGATAGTGCGAGCAAGATTGGATCACCAGGACTCCGTTAACAACAATATTCAGAACTTGCTGACTCAGCTGCTCTAGAGAttgcctccgcctccgaacccttagaCACTTAGGCTTCTCTTGTTGCTTTCCTTATGTTTTCTGCTATTGTTTTTTTTGTGCTCTTTGTTTTCTGAATTGCTGCTTACATGTACATGTCTTTATCATATATGAAATTTCTTTTACCTATTTTTGCTaagtctttttgagtctgacaaaatGGGGGaataaaaacagctctgatgaaaatatatCTAAGCCTCTTGCTACACTGTGCACATTAATATCTTATGAAAACTAAGTTATGCAGGATAACAACTAAAGTAATAACTAGCTGCCACACAAGGAAAatctggtaagaacttctgagaAATTCTATGATCCATCTCAGGGGGAGTCAGATCTCATTTGACTCTGAAATATTATTTTTGTTGATAatatcattgtttcatcatcactctgaatttttttgtcatcatcaaaaagggggagattgtaagaacaaatttagtatctacaattcatctctaagattttgatgataacaaaggatgaaacaaaaatggtaccctaacaaaaTTCATCTAAGTGTGTAGGACTCTAATCAAAAGAAGTCAGATAGACTTTCATCAGATACAAACATAAGTTCAGAATGACCACTAAGACGCAACTCAAGCAGACAAAGAGAGATCAGACACTCTGAAGCGGAAGAGCGCACTCTAGCATTTGAAGATTTTACACTCTGGTGAATCAATCAGGAAGACATCAGGAACCTCTAAAGACAGTCAGTTGCAAGCAACTATCTGAAGATATACTTGCTGAATAGAAACTCTGACATCTGAACATTCTGATTCAGAAATGATCTCCAAAGACTTAGGTATAAAGACTTCCACTTATGGCAAGAATCTAATTTTGGAAGAGAACTATAGCATCCCAAACTGCTTTGGGAAGAACGcagagattaatgacattaatcatccatcattgccAAAGATCTTGTCACTCAACGGTCTTCTcatcactcctatataaaggatgaATCACTTGACTAACAACAACAGAAACACACGACAATACAAACACTACTTTCATATCGTTTATTCATTCTCCTTCTCACACGAGTTACTGCTATAAAAGTGTGAACAATTCTTTTGCTCTTACTTTGTGTAATTTTTGCTTACGTAGAAGCATTAAACATTACTataattctatttatttgttgaattctcctcaagtgacttgtgaagtctgtaaacttgagagggctaagagatctttatcctcttagacgatcatttttgtaatctttcaagattagtggattaagtccttattgaaggtgaaatcaccttggccgggtggactagagtagctttgaatttcaagcgaacgAGTATAGAATTCTGTGTTGATATTATTTAATTTTCGCGTGTGTTTCAGTTTAcaaaagtttttattatcagTTAAAACAATCCAAAcacccctttcttgtttttctctaccttcaacATAATAGCCTGATCCAAAGGAAATAAAATTAAATTAGgattaaattaattttttaaaatcaaattaaCATTAATTGATATATTATCTAATTAGGGTCATAATGAAGTTATTAGAGCATAATATTAgtattaatattattattaatattaatattatcaTGAATTTATTATTAAGATTATTATTATATActacctccgttttttattatatgtcactttggaaaaatattttgtaccacaatataagtcgttttataataccaatgaatcattaatgttatttttcctattatacctgtaacaccccgatgaaattaagataattgtttaaattaagttaatattttatttattaatttaattaaataattagaaaattattggattattaatattattattgggataatattattgggttttattattggagtatataagttggaataataaaaagtcctaaattgtttggaaaaaggtttttcacgtgaaaaaggaaaagagaagcggctgaaagagaaagggaaaagaggcagagcaagagaagaggaaaagcttgaagcaaacggaattgccggatttactcaggtaagggggtttatcatcgtttgatgggtcttatgggatagcatgtaatgggtagtgatgaacctctgaatttgactctgattgaaatgatatgtgatgaatttgtgaaatattgatgaacgaaattggatgataattgatgaaattgtaggaattagatgtagtaaggttagcgatttgagaagttgaatgtatctgagttgtaattgataaaacgaacgaacgtgtatgaaaaaattggactgtgagaggttggatctgaaggatctcgtagcagagaaacccatagcagatctggaaaactggattctggtcatacgcgtatggcactaggcaatacgcgtatgggatggcttgaaaatgagggttttggcgctggtacgcgccatacgcgtgtgatacgcgtatccctggagtgatacgcgtatggtgtatgctatacgcgtatgagtgaaagagatgatgttttgaacgtgaaagcgtctctgttggtacgcgtatgaggatgtggtacgcgtagcatacgcgtatgggcgtgggcgatacgcgtatgggatgggcgaggaaatgcgccatacacgtatgggcataggcgatacgcgtatgggcagacttgtggttttcctgaGCAATagttgtgcagttttggttgtttaggctgagtgatgtacttagctgaggtatgatgttgtagggatcatttcccgttgttttgaatagtgtaggtattagtagagtgtgctaatactatgagtgattatgtggcatgatatgatatgcttttgttgatgatatgtgatggtatacatgatgatgtgaatgtatgcatttgtgaatagactgttttatggcttagagtgtgagcatatgtctattcttgagttgttgttgttgttgcattgctaggtgattagcatgcatattatggcccatttggggtggtagctaattcccatggtgaggaattagtgagtaaatcattgtgattgttgttgttgatgtttgcatgctaggtgattagcgtgcatagcatggcccatttagggtggtagctaattcccatggtgaggaattagtgagtgagtcactatgtctcaaatgagtgggactagtgagcttggtagccgtgcctggatttggacggtgaggttgaactatatgttcacaaatagtcggtaccgcatgcatggagtctcattgcataatatatgtatggcgtataatatgaatggatgtattccaatattatacgtgtgtttgtgttggtattgttgtgctgttattgagtatgatgtttgaattaatatgttgttcctgaatgtgtgttttgattagggtgatgaagtgtgttgaatcacttaacataacatgatattttataatactcattatattgattgaggaactcacccttacaactatttttcaggtaacgagaaatgagttgagtagaagctaattattggagtccgtagtgggtcgtgctctgatagatgtaacatcgggatgggttgtcttaacttgtttcgaatgttttattgttggttgagaaccattgtccatgtaatgttttacatgattgatgaaactatatccgctgtgttttatgcaattgtttaagtttgaaattaataaaagagcatgaccgttatattaTTGAAAAgtgtggaatattgtgtgacacccttaatgggcataattactctgatgttatattttgatatttaattaaattattggggtattttagaagggtgttacattagtggtatcagagcgtagtcggtcgagtcgagtcgtaattattctgtttcccctgtacgggataggtgttgtgtaaccctatcagtacttattgttttagtttgttgggttttcagaatagagatggctggaagaggtagagatgatgctgcaattgctgaggctctgggtatgctagctggagtacttggaggaaatccgaatgttgtgggaatgggagctgctcgtcaactgagtgagttccagaagaataatcctccaatgttcaagggagcatacgatccagatggtgctcagaagtggttgaaggagatcgagagaatcttctGAGTGACTGAGTGcgccgataaccagaaggtcaggttcggtacgcatatgttgtcagaggaagctgatgattggtgggttgctacccgcactgagttggaaactgctgggaatgctgagattacttgggcagtgttcagagagagatttctgaggaagtactttccagaggatgtcagaggaaagaaagaaatagaattcttggaattgaagcagggtaaccggtctgttactgagtatgctgctaagttcacagagctgtcgaagtattacactccctatagtgaggctgctggagaattttcaaagtgtgtgaagtttgaggacgggctgcgtcccgagatcaaacaggctattggatatcagcggatcagagtgttttctgacttggttgactgttgcaggatttttgaacaggattccaaagccagagcagagagctatcagcaaagggttgataggaaaggcaagaatcagaatgatcgtggaaaaccgtatgcagttggcaaaggttttcagaagcagggtgtaatgaagaggcctagtgggggagactctagtgctcctgttaagtgttacagatgtggtcaggctggacatcgtatccatgagtgtaccagtaatgagaagaagtgtttcaagtgtggaaaaggtggtcatttggctgcagactgccggttgaagactgtgacttgtttcaactgtggagagttgggtcatattagtccacagtgtcctaagccgaagaaggagaaccagtcgggaggcaaggtctttgctttatcgggttctgaaacttctgcagatgatcggttgatccgaggtacgtgttatattaatggctttcctcttgtagctattattgacacaggtgcaactcattcttttatatctttggattgtgctgtgaaacttaagttagagatatctgagatgcatggaagtatggtgattgatactcctgcaaagggttcagtgactactacttcaatttgtttgaattgtcctttgagtatttttggtagagactttgggatagaccttgtaTGTCTTCCGTTggtgcagattgatgttatcttgggtatgaactggttggtgtttaaccgagtttacatcaactgttttgataagactgtgacctttcctgagattgaggaaggaaggagtttgtttctatcagcaaggcaggtgaatgaggcagtaacagatggggcagagttgtttatgctgttagcgaccttggaggctaaagataaactggtgattggcgatctagccgcggtgtgtgattttcctgatgtgtttcctgaagaagtgaatgaattaccgccagagcgtgaagttgagttctcgattgatttggtacctggtactaggccgatatcgatggctccgtaccgtatgtctgctgttgagttagctgaattgaagagtcagttggaagatctgttggataagaaatttattcgtccgagtgtgtcaccgtggggtgcaccagtgttattggttaagaagaaagaaggtactacgaggttgtgtgtggactacaggcaattgaataaagtgacgatcaagaatcggtatcctttgccgaggattgatgatttgatggatcaattggttggtgcgagtgtgttcagcaagatagatttgagatctgggtatcatcagatacgtgtgaaaactgaggatattcagaagactgctttcagaacaaggtatggacattatgagtattctgtgatgccttttggtgtgactaatgcgcctggagtatttatggagtatatgaataggattttccatccgtacctggacaagtttgttgtggtgtttattgatgatattttggtgtattcgaaatctgaagaagagcatgctgagcatttgagagtggttttagaagttctccgagaaaagaagttatttgctaaactctctaaatgtgaattttggttagaagaggtgagttttcttggtcatgtgatttcaagaggtggtgttgctgttgatccttctaagatagaagcggtatctaagtgggaagctccgaagtctgtttctgagataaggagttttcttggacttgcaggttattataggaagttcattgagggattttctaagttggcgttaccgttgacgatgttgactagaaaggggcaagcgtttgtttgggactcaaaatgtgaagaaggtttccaagagttaaagagaaggttaactactgctcctattctgatattaccgagtccgtcggaactgtttgaggtttactgtgatgcgtcattgttgggtttgggtggtgtaatgatgcagaataagcaggttatagcctatgcttcgagacaactgagggttcatgagaggaactatccgacacacgatttagagttggcagctgtggtatttgttctgaagttatggagacactatttgtacgggtcaagatttgagattttcagtgatcataaaagtttaaagtatttgtttgatcagaaagaactgaatatgagacagaggaggtggttagaatttctgaaggattatgactttggtttgaattatcatccgggtaaagcaaatgtagtggctgatgcattgagtcggaaatcattacatatgtctatgttaatggttaaggaattggatttaattgagcagtttagagacttgagtttggtgtgtgagagtactcacaatagtgttaaattgggaatgttgaagttaacgagtaatattttggatgagatcagagagggtca includes:
- the LOC127136906 gene encoding uncharacterized protein LOC127136906, giving the protein MLNEPISPISSSPSSPPYYILSYDSEPSDPQSPTLAQLHARALASQQQLEPEANTPPPEQLTQPPSEQPQNPPPEQPTTPPFETTIVPPIEKIITPTSQPPAGTTQTPPTSPSPNSKPENTSPLEEATSLFAESSVEKIRSLSENSGINDDPSAVRIHWNRVIRCMTYGAFKLKSLSEQVRNDFIREAGERLQARLVREVEEKARREAEEKARLEEEQWVREAVEKAVVAATVEAEAKAKADTEEAAYIAAEEAAKARTDALAQGEQSNFGFAPLVLKTLEELQKEQQIVRARLDHQDSVNNNIQNLLTQLL